A genomic stretch from Gammaproteobacteria bacterium includes:
- a CDS encoding YdcF family protein: MEIWLSKFLPVFVYPLGLGLGMVILAGVLISRFRTAGRALLWGAVGLIWVASMPVFSDWLRSTLEWRYLPPEIEAYPAADAIVVLGGMVSAPAAPRVDLQVSESFDRLLHAAALFESGKAPVVIASGGGIAWLGAVEPEAVGMKALLLRLGVPDEAIVMETQSRNTAENALYTGEILRERGIGRVLLVTSALHMPRAMKLFRARGIDAVPAPTDMRSIYDPARTVLDYLPDVGAMYQTTLAVKEYLGMGWMAVRGVTGSAERSGT; encoded by the coding sequence ATGGAAATCTGGCTTTCGAAATTCTTGCCGGTGTTTGTGTATCCGCTAGGGCTGGGTCTGGGGATGGTGATCCTTGCCGGGGTGTTGATTTCGCGGTTTCGCACCGCGGGACGGGCGCTCCTGTGGGGGGCGGTGGGGTTGATCTGGGTGGCTTCGATGCCCGTGTTTTCGGACTGGTTGCGGTCCACGCTGGAGTGGCGTTACCTGCCTCCTGAAATCGAAGCCTATCCGGCGGCCGATGCCATCGTGGTGCTGGGTGGAATGGTATCCGCCCCGGCGGCGCCTCGGGTGGATCTGCAGGTGTCGGAATCCTTTGACCGGCTGCTACACGCCGCCGCGCTTTTCGAGTCAGGAAAGGCGCCTGTAGTGATCGCTTCCGGGGGCGGGATTGCGTGGCTGGGGGCCGTTGAACCGGAGGCGGTCGGCATGAAGGCGTTGCTGTTGCGGCTGGGGGTGCCGGATGAAGCGATCGTCATGGAGACGCAGAGCCGGAACACGGCGGAGAATGCGCTGTACACGGGGGAGATATTGCGGGAGCGAGGGATTGGCAGGGTATTGCTGGTCACCTCGGCGCTGCACATGCCGCGGGCGATGAAGCTGTTTCGTGCGCGGGGGATCGATGCCGTGCCGGCACCGACGGATATGCGGTCGATCTATGACCCGGCGCGGACGGTGCTGGATTATCTGCCGGATGTGGGGGCGATGTACCAGACGACGCTGGCGGTGAAGGAGTATCTGGGGATGGGGTGGATGGCGGTGCGGGGTGTTACAGGTTCAGCGGAGCGGT